One window of the Candidatus Zixiibacteriota bacterium genome contains the following:
- a CDS encoding conserved exported hypothetical protein (Evidence 4 : Unknown function but conserved in other organisms) → MRAQKIRKRCLMAVVMMLALSLSALAGIKSQPVFRPNLDISRTVGAINIDGNINDPGWRTAAKIDNFVERNPGDNIPPDVATEVYVTYDEAKLYVAFICQDDPNEVRATMSQRDQWSGNDGVIVLLDTYGNAGWAYEFFVNPYGIQKDLLWSSVMGMEDSGYDLIWESAAQRTASGYTVEMAIPFASMRFPDKDVQSWRMDFWRNRPREVSHQYSWAAYDRNEQCWPCQWGTVEGIENVHPGKGIEILPAYVANQTGELNGLPGKDLNFENHDAKGELALNGKYTISSDVTAEAAYNPDFSQIEADAAQIDINSTIALMYPERRPYFQEGSDIFRTMFNSFYTRTINDPQYTAKMTGRMGRNTVGFLFARDDNSPYMIPLDQSSLLYNAGKSTANILRASHSFGQSSRFGFMLNDRRFDGGGSNTVLSLDGLLRLSRKYAFDFQFIGTHTKEQNNPGLTADDMGAFAYYGFDTTFNHGKNTIALDGESYFGSAFITRLYSRARHLNWMLDYNQLDRTYRTETGYDPVINQRTFNPSASYTLYFSKGLLQRLVPHISKFNRWDFDGRMENDGLGFGVDGILNVMQASFDVNYNVASRAYNYQRFDGLRDASIFLSGSLRNRINLGLYYNWGRDINYSRLKKGDYVNGGVSLSLKPIDRITIEPNFDFTRMVAIDNKARYYNGYITRTRVQCQVTKELSFRLVTQYNDFGRSWDVDPLLTFRVNSFSVFYLGSTYDYGDIAPMQRRALSQNDIPTTWKMTSRQYFMKLQYLFRT, encoded by the coding sequence ATGCGTGCACAAAAAATAAGAAAAAGATGCCTGATGGCAGTGGTGATGATGTTGGCTTTATCACTCTCAGCCTTGGCCGGCATCAAATCGCAGCCGGTATTTCGCCCCAATCTTGATATTTCCAGAACCGTTGGGGCTATCAATATTGACGGCAATATCAATGATCCAGGTTGGAGGACGGCGGCAAAAATCGATAACTTCGTGGAACGCAATCCGGGGGATAATATTCCGCCCGACGTGGCCACCGAGGTCTATGTCACTTACGATGAGGCTAAACTATATGTGGCATTTATCTGTCAAGATGACCCCAATGAAGTTCGGGCTACAATGAGCCAGCGGGATCAATGGAGCGGGAACGACGGTGTTATCGTCCTGCTTGATACCTATGGCAACGCCGGATGGGCGTATGAATTTTTCGTGAATCCCTACGGGATACAAAAAGATCTTCTGTGGTCGAGCGTGATGGGGATGGAGGATAGCGGATATGATTTGATCTGGGAATCGGCGGCCCAGCGCACGGCATCCGGATATACCGTGGAGATGGCCATTCCTTTTGCCAGCATGCGCTTCCCTGATAAGGATGTTCAGTCCTGGAGAATGGATTTTTGGAGAAATCGGCCGCGGGAAGTGAGCCATCAGTATTCCTGGGCCGCGTATGACCGCAACGAGCAGTGCTGGCCGTGCCAGTGGGGTACAGTCGAGGGGATCGAAAATGTTCATCCCGGCAAAGGGATCGAGATTCTCCCGGCCTATGTGGCCAATCAGACCGGGGAGTTGAATGGTCTCCCGGGGAAAGATCTGAATTTTGAAAATCATGATGCCAAGGGAGAGTTGGCCCTTAATGGGAAATATACAATTTCGTCCGATGTGACCGCTGAAGCCGCCTATAATCCCGATTTCAGTCAGATCGAAGCCGATGCCGCCCAGATTGACATAAATTCGACCATCGCCCTGATGTATCCGGAACGGCGACCTTATTTCCAGGAAGGAAGCGACATCTTTCGGACCATGTTTAACTCCTTCTATACCCGAACGATAAATGACCCGCAATATACCGCCAAAATGACAGGCCGGATGGGGAGGAATACCGTTGGGTTTCTTTTCGCCCGCGACGACAATTCTCCCTACATGATTCCGCTCGACCAAAGCAGTCTGCTATATAACGCCGGCAAAAGCACGGCCAATATCCTGCGGGCTTCGCATTCCTTCGGCCAGAGTTCGCGTTTTGGTTTTATGCTGAACGACCGCCGCTTTGACGGCGGGGGCTCCAATACCGTATTGAGTCTTGATGGCCTGCTTCGCTTGTCCCGGAAATATGCCTTTGATTTTCAATTTATCGGCACTCATACCAAAGAACAGAATAATCCCGGCCTGACCGCCGACGATATGGGCGCCTTCGCTTATTACGGTTTCGATACCACTTTCAATCATGGCAAAAACACCATTGCCCTTGACGGCGAATCATACTTCGGTTCGGCGTTCATCACCCGGCTATATAGCCGGGCCAGGCACCTGAACTGGATGCTCGATTATAATCAATTGGATCGAACCTATCGGACCGAGACTGGGTATGACCCGGTTATCAATCAACGGACCTTTAATCCCTCGGCGTCGTATACCCTTTATTTCAGTAAAGGTCTCCTGCAGAGACTGGTTCCGCATATATCGAAATTCAACCGCTGGGATTTCGACGGGCGCATGGAAAATGACGGGCTGGGTTTTGGTGTCGACGGGATTCTGAACGTCATGCAGGCGTCGTTCGATGTCAATTATAATGTCGCTTCGCGCGCCTACAATTATCAGAGATTCGACGGACTGCGCGATGCTTCGATATTTCTTTCCGGTAGTCTAAGGAACCGCATAAATCTCGGTTTATATTACAACTGGGGACGGGATATAAATTACAGCCGTCTGAAAAAAGGAGACTATGTCAATGGCGGGGTCTCTCTCAGTCTCAAGCCGATTGACAGAATAACGATCGAGCCCAATTTCGATTTCACCCGAATGGTCGCCATTGATAATAAGGCCCGCTACTACAACGGCTATATCACTCGGACCCGAGTTCAATGTCAGGTCACCAAAGAATTGTCGTTCCGCCTGGTGACCCAGTACAATGATTTCGGCCGCAGTTGGGATGTTGACCCCTTGTTGACCTTCCGCGTTAACTCTTTCTCGGTTTTTTACCTCGGCTCGACCTATGACTATGGCGATATCGCCCCGATGCAGAGAAGGGCCCTGAGCCAGAATGATATTCCGACCACCTGGAAGATGACTTCGCGCCAGTATTTTATGAAACTCCAATACCTGTTTCGAACCTAG
- a CDS encoding Integral membrane protein DUF6, translating to MATIKNVSLPVLTALSFSGSFIAAKYTTLYLEPLTTTLFRYIIALLTLWVMALFYQKRSLLRVFRRDLIKFFLLGLFGIVGYHFFFFSSLKYTAVANSAIINAFNPAVTALMAGIFIKERLNGKNYMGLVVAMAGVILLVTRGHAANLLYLNFNLGDLLMLAAVVCWVIYSLIVKTISSKYSGLTITFYAALFGVGQLSLLALSENLPEQMAHISGAAIWALLYMGVVASGIGYLLFNLSIAAIGPTRTSSFTYSLVPIFVAILALVFFGEGITSLMIFSTVPIIAGLYLLAINRELSGQKIYD from the coding sequence ATGGCGACGATAAAAAATGTATCTCTGCCGGTCCTGACAGCCCTGTCGTTTTCCGGGAGTTTCATCGCGGCCAAATATACCACTTTATACCTGGAGCCCCTTACCACAACCCTTTTTCGGTATATAATCGCTCTCCTGACATTATGGGTAATGGCACTATTTTATCAAAAGCGTTCATTGCTGCGGGTTTTCCGCAGGGACTTGATTAAATTTTTCTTACTCGGCCTGTTCGGAATTGTCGGATACCATTTTTTCTTCTTCTCGAGTCTGAAATATACCGCCGTCGCCAATAGCGCCATCATCAATGCCTTCAATCCGGCCGTGACCGCCCTGATGGCCGGCATCTTTATAAAAGAACGGCTCAACGGGAAAAATTATATGGGCCTGGTCGTGGCCATGGCCGGTGTGATTCTCCTCGTAACCAGAGGGCATGCCGCCAATCTTTTGTATCTCAATTTTAATTTGGGCGACCTGCTGATGTTGGCCGCCGTCGTTTGCTGGGTCATTTATTCGCTTATCGTGAAGACCATTTCTTCGAAATATTCCGGCCTGACTATTACATTTTACGCCGCCCTTTTTGGGGTGGGACAACTATCTCTTCTGGCGTTATCCGAAAATTTGCCCGAGCAGATGGCCCACATATCCGGCGCCGCTATATGGGCTCTTCTTTACATGGGCGTGGTTGCGTCGGGAATAGGGTATCTATTGTTCAATTTATCGATTGCCGCTATTGGCCCGACTCGAACCTCGAGCTTTACCTATAGTCTCGTGCCGATATTTGTCGCAATTCTGGCCCTTGTTTTTTTTGGGGAAGGGATTACCTCTCTCATGATTTTCAGCACTGTTCCAATAATTGCCGGGCTATACCTTTTGGCCATTAACAGAGAACTTTCGGGCCAAAAAATTTATGATTAA
- a CDS encoding conserved hypothetical protein (Evidence 4 : Unknown function but conserved in other organisms), which produces MTSSMDQMTADSMANFIAQQSLLPFLAPGEHLIWSGRPRQGFFLQPQDFFMIPFSLAFAGFAVFWTFGAWKSGAPWFFVLFGVPFIIIGFLMLIGRFFSDSRNRTNTAYGLTDRRVLIVRGGKNQSVLSYDLKKLGNVSFFQNAAGRGSIFFESEIQSSPQAKAALMFNKGNLNLPVFFQIERVKEVYDQIMRAKENSTQ; this is translated from the coding sequence ATGACATCTTCTATGGACCAGATGACGGCCGATTCCATGGCCAATTTTATCGCCCAACAGTCGCTCCTCCCTTTTCTGGCGCCGGGGGAGCATCTGATTTGGTCCGGCCGGCCCCGCCAGGGGTTCTTCCTTCAGCCCCAGGATTTTTTCATGATCCCCTTCAGTTTGGCCTTTGCCGGTTTCGCTGTCTTCTGGACATTCGGGGCCTGGAAAAGCGGCGCACCGTGGTTCTTCGTTTTGTTCGGGGTACCTTTTATAATAATCGGTTTTTTGATGCTGATTGGGCGATTCTTTTCAGACTCCCGCAACAGGACCAATACGGCGTACGGACTGACGGATCGGAGGGTCTTGATCGTGCGGGGCGGGAAAAATCAATCGGTCTTAAGTTATGATCTTAAAAAGCTGGGCAATGTCTCGTTCTTTCAAAATGCCGCCGGCCGGGGTTCCATATTTTTCGAATCCGAGATACAGTCATCTCCCCAGGCCAAAGCCGCCCTGATGTTCAACAAAGGGAATTTGAATCTTCCGGTATTCTTCCAGATTGAACGGGTCAAAGAGGTCTATGACCAAATAATGCGGGCCAAAGAAAATTCCACGCAATAG
- the msrAB gene encoding Peptide methionine sulfoxide reductase MsrB/MsrA (Includes: Peptide methionine sulfoxide reductase MsrB; Peptide methionine sulfoxide reductase MsrA) encodes MTFRRKSVIYAVLPVVSILALWLGFFPSVMMSKSATVQNKTESNKESGMTLNKLTPEEERVIIYKGTEAPFTGKYYKTTAAGTYVCKQCGAPLFRSSDKFDAGCGWPSFDDEIPGAIKRTLDADGERMEITCARCGAHIGHVFVGEHLTSKNTRYCANSISLNFIPASAEVKTETAYFAGGCFWGTEYMLQNEKGVISAKVGYMGGHIPNPTYEQVCSDTTGYAETVELIFDPAQTSYETLARRFFEIHDPTQLDRQGPDVGDQYRSEIFYASEAQKQTAEKLISILKDKGYKVVTKLAPAGKFWDAEKYHQDYYEHTGKQPYCHIYQKRF; translated from the coding sequence ATGACATTCCGGAGAAAATCCGTAATTTATGCAGTACTTCCTGTAGTATCCATCTTGGCGCTGTGGCTCGGTTTCTTTCCGAGCGTAATGATGTCGAAAAGTGCTACAGTACAGAATAAAACAGAATCCAATAAGGAAAGCGGTATGACACTGAATAAACTGACTCCTGAAGAAGAACGGGTAATTATCTATAAGGGAACGGAGGCGCCTTTCACGGGCAAATATTACAAAACCACCGCCGCCGGGACCTATGTCTGCAAACAGTGCGGGGCGCCACTGTTTCGTTCCAGTGATAAATTTGACGCCGGCTGCGGTTGGCCCAGTTTTGACGATGAAATCCCCGGGGCAATAAAGAGGACCCTTGATGCCGATGGTGAACGAATGGAGATAACCTGTGCCCGCTGCGGGGCTCATATCGGACACGTTTTTGTCGGGGAGCATCTGACATCGAAAAATACCCGCTATTGCGCCAATTCAATTTCACTGAATTTCATTCCGGCTTCTGCAGAAGTGAAAACCGAGACGGCCTATTTTGCCGGGGGATGTTTCTGGGGAACGGAATATATGCTTCAAAATGAGAAGGGAGTGATTTCGGCCAAGGTCGGTTATATGGGGGGGCATATACCTAATCCCACCTATGAGCAGGTCTGCAGCGATACTACCGGCTACGCGGAAACCGTCGAACTGATTTTTGACCCCGCTCAGACGAGTTATGAAACTCTGGCCCGGCGCTTTTTCGAAATTCATGACCCAACCCAGCTGGATCGTCAGGGCCCGGATGTCGGCGATCAGTACCGTTCGGAAATTTTCTATGCCAGCGAGGCCCAGAAACAGACGGCCGAGAAACTTATTTCGATATTAAAAGATAAGGGCTACAAAGTGGTCACCAAACTGGCCCCGGCGGGAAAATTTTGGGACGCCGAAAAATATCATCAGGATTATTACGAGCACACCGGAAAGCAGCCCTACTGCCATATATATCAGAAGCGGTTTTGA
- a CDS encoding hypothetical protein (Evidence 5 : Unknown function): protein MLSQLLTRASLPYKTLLIQIVCYEKIIACDRFTNTFISINSFCYKIYTKLPSEANNQGIKRQIAASQARELRPGDRCFA, encoded by the coding sequence ATGCTATCTCAATTATTGACCCGCGCTTCGTTGCCATATAAAACCTTATTAATCCAAATTGTCTGTTACGAAAAAATAATCGCCTGCGACCGATTCACCAACACCTTTATCTCCATAAACTCATTTTGTTACAAAATATATACAAAACTCCCCTCGGAGGCAAATAATCAGGGAATAAAGCGGCAAATCGCCGCCTCTCAGGCAAGGGAACTCCGGCCCGGCGATCGGTGTTTTGCATAA
- a CDS encoding Efflux transporter, RND family, MFP subunit, with protein sequence MATKRGSIIEIAFLSAILLLDILSGCRSGNGNSKATGRGVSGDRGTVSVEAMVIRPRIFLNKIYSTGTLLANEEVELRPEIAGLITGIYFEEGKKVNKGELLLKINDRELQAQLQGKEVQEKQASDEEGRNRKLLEIKVISQEDYDRVFNNLKMIQSEKEALKAQIAETEIRAPFDGIVGLRYVSKGGYVTSGTLVAVMQDTDPMKIQFSLPEKYAGQLKRGTDVIIRVGENQNEYHGTVYATESRIDTETRTIKVRAAIPNPEGRLIPGAFAKIEIILEKVPDAVIIPSEAVIPQIDGEMVYTCKNGLARGTSIQTGVRTDKDIQILGGLASEDTLIVSGILQLSDGKPVTIMNLRAD encoded by the coding sequence ATGGCAACGAAGCGCGGGTCAATAATTGAGATAGCATTTCTCTCTGCAATATTGCTTTTGGATATTTTATCCGGATGCCGGAGCGGCAATGGAAACAGCAAAGCGACGGGTCGCGGCGTAAGCGGCGATCGAGGAACCGTTTCCGTGGAAGCCATGGTTATCCGTCCCCGGATTTTCCTGAACAAAATCTATTCCACTGGGACACTCTTGGCCAACGAGGAAGTTGAACTGCGGCCGGAGATCGCCGGCCTGATAACCGGAATTTACTTTGAAGAGGGGAAAAAAGTCAATAAGGGCGAGTTGCTCCTAAAAATAAATGACCGGGAATTGCAGGCTCAACTGCAGGGGAAAGAGGTTCAGGAGAAACAGGCTTCCGATGAAGAGGGGCGAAATCGGAAACTGCTCGAAATCAAAGTCATCAGCCAGGAAGATTATGATAGGGTCTTCAACAACCTAAAAATGATCCAGTCCGAAAAAGAGGCCCTGAAAGCCCAAATTGCGGAAACGGAAATCAGGGCTCCCTTCGACGGAATCGTCGGTTTGCGTTATGTCAGCAAAGGAGGTTATGTAACGTCCGGAACCCTCGTGGCTGTCATGCAGGATACCGACCCGATGAAAATCCAATTTTCTTTGCCTGAAAAATATGCCGGGCAGTTGAAACGGGGAACCGATGTCATCATCAGGGTCGGCGAAAATCAAAATGAGTATCACGGCACCGTCTATGCCACCGAATCAAGAATCGATACTGAAACCCGCACCATCAAGGTCCGGGCAGCGATCCCCAATCCGGAGGGCCGGCTGATACCGGGCGCTTTTGCCAAAATCGAAATCATTCTGGAAAAGGTTCCGGATGCCGTCATCATTCCTTCGGAAGCGGTCATTCCGCAAATTGACGGTGAAATGGTTTATACCTGCAAGAATGGCCTGGCCAGGGGCACCTCAATTCAAACCGGGGTCAGAACCGACAAAGATATTCAAATCCTTGGCGGCCTTGCTTCCGAGGACACTTTAATCGTCTCGGGGATATTACAGCTTTCCGATGGAAAGCCGGTAACCATAATGAATCTCAGGGCGGACTGA
- a CDS encoding Acriflavin resistance protein: MNISSLSINRPVLSIVLSILIVLFGGIGFYFLGIREYPSVDPPIISVSTSYTGANADIIESQITEPLEESINGIAGVRSLTSSSSDGRSRITVEFELGVDMDVAANDVRDKVSRAVHDLPPDADPPTISKADADASPILGMTLQSDKRNMLELTSIANDIFKERLQTIPGVGEVGVWGEKKYAIKLMIDPSRLAAHDLTPLDIRDALNRENVELPSGRIEGYGTELSIRTFGRLSTPEEFNNLIIREADGAVVKFQDVGQAVLAPENERSILRGNGGIPMVSVNLIPQPGSNHILIANEFYRRVNQLKRELPEDIKVNIAMDTTTNIRRAITEVVETILIAFMLVLLVIFAFLRHWRTTIIPMLAIPISLVGSFFIMYLAGFSINILTLLAIVLSTGIVVDDAIVVLENIYKRIERGVNPIQAGHDGSREIFFAIISTTITLASVFLPIMFLQGLTGRLFREFGVVVAGSVLISAFVSLTLTPMMSARILHKPAHENKLFLLSERWFTGLINRYNTTLRRFVDHRWLALAIMGISVAVILGLGSLIRSELAPMEDKSRLMISATAPEGTSYEAMSGYMTKILALADTIPEKDVIVSVTGMGGVNSGFVRISLQPPDSRKRTQQQIADALSAQLKDYTFARAYVTQEQTIGGSRRGGGLPIQFVIQAPSFEKLRDVIPAFMERVQTDSVFQVTDLDLKFNKPELTIQIDRERARDLGVTVKDIAETLQLFYSGQRYGYFIMNGKQYSVIAQADRVNRDEPLDLSSIYIRNSRGDLIQMDNLVTMSYRSNPPQLYRYNRYVSATVLASPAAGFTLGDGIAEMRKISSDVLDESFSTSLAGTAKEYAESSNTLIFAFILALVLVYLILSAQFESFRDPLIIMFTVPLALAGAILSLWLFGQTFNIFSQIGIIALIGIVTKNGILIVEFANQRKGHGLSIREAVIDAATQRFRPILMTSLATVFGVLPIALALGAASKSRVSMGIVIIGGLLFSLGLTXFVIPALYTYMTAGRKPTDNGLSENMPE; the protein is encoded by the coding sequence ATGAATATCTCTTCGCTCAGCATCAATCGCCCAGTTCTCTCGATAGTTCTATCGATACTTATCGTCCTTTTCGGCGGCATCGGCTTTTACTTTTTGGGTATTCGGGAATATCCCAGTGTTGATCCGCCGATCATATCGGTCAGTACCAGTTATACCGGCGCCAACGCCGATATTATTGAATCTCAGATTACCGAGCCGCTCGAAGAATCAATCAATGGTATCGCCGGGGTACGTTCGCTGACATCATCCAGTAGCGACGGGCGGAGCCGAATTACGGTCGAATTCGAACTGGGCGTTGATATGGATGTCGCGGCCAATGATGTTCGGGACAAAGTCTCGCGGGCGGTTCATGACCTTCCTCCTGACGCCGACCCGCCGACAATATCCAAGGCCGACGCCGATGCCAGCCCGATTTTGGGAATGACGCTCCAGAGCGATAAGCGGAATATGCTGGAATTGACTTCCATCGCGAACGATATCTTCAAAGAGCGCCTGCAGACTATCCCGGGGGTTGGCGAAGTCGGTGTCTGGGGCGAGAAAAAGTATGCCATAAAACTGATGATTGATCCGTCCCGCCTGGCCGCGCATGACTTAACCCCTCTGGATATCAGGGACGCTTTGAACCGCGAAAATGTGGAATTGCCGTCGGGCCGGATTGAGGGTTATGGGACGGAGCTTTCGATTCGTACCTTCGGCCGTTTGTCAACCCCGGAGGAATTCAACAATCTTATCATCAGGGAGGCCGACGGCGCCGTCGTCAAATTTCAGGATGTGGGCCAGGCGGTCCTGGCGCCGGAGAACGAGCGATCCATCCTGCGCGGAAACGGCGGCATACCGATGGTTTCAGTGAATCTTATCCCGCAGCCGGGATCGAATCATATTCTTATCGCCAATGAATTTTATCGCCGGGTAAATCAACTGAAAAGAGAATTGCCGGAAGATATCAAGGTCAATATCGCCATGGATACGACCACCAATATCCGGCGGGCCATCACGGAAGTCGTGGAAACGATCCTGATAGCCTTCATGCTGGTTCTTCTGGTGATATTCGCGTTCCTGCGCCACTGGAGGACAACCATTATTCCGATGCTGGCCATTCCGATTTCCCTCGTTGGTTCGTTTTTCATCATGTATTTGGCGGGATTCTCGATCAATATTCTTACCCTGCTCGCGATTGTTCTTTCGACCGGGATCGTGGTCGATGATGCCATCGTGGTGCTGGAAAATATCTACAAGAGAATCGAAAGGGGCGTCAACCCCATTCAGGCGGGGCACGACGGTTCCAGGGAGATTTTCTTTGCCATAATTTCGACAACAATAACGCTGGCGTCGGTCTTCTTACCCATAATGTTTTTGCAGGGATTGACCGGACGCCTATTCCGCGAGTTCGGCGTGGTGGTGGCGGGTTCGGTTCTGATTTCGGCCTTCGTATCGCTCACCCTGACGCCGATGATGAGCGCCCGGATATTGCACAAGCCGGCCCATGAAAATAAGCTTTTTCTATTGAGTGAACGATGGTTCACGGGATTGATTAATCGATATAACACCACCCTTCGCCGCTTTGTTGATCATCGCTGGCTGGCGCTGGCGATAATGGGTATCTCGGTGGCCGTCATATTGGGACTGGGTTCATTGATACGCTCGGAACTCGCCCCGATGGAAGATAAGAGCCGGTTAATGATAAGTGCCACGGCTCCGGAAGGAACTTCGTACGAAGCGATGTCCGGTTACATGACCAAAATCCTGGCCCTGGCCGATACAATTCCGGAAAAGGATGTTATCGTATCGGTCACCGGGATGGGTGGCGTAAACAGCGGTTTTGTACGTATCAGCCTCCAACCGCCTGACAGTCGCAAACGGACCCAGCAGCAAATTGCCGATGCGCTCAGTGCGCAATTAAAAGATTACACTTTTGCCCGGGCCTACGTGACCCAGGAACAGACAATCGGGGGAAGCAGGCGCGGCGGGGGCCTGCCGATTCAATTTGTCATACAGGCCCCGTCGTTTGAGAAATTGAGAGATGTCATTCCGGCCTTCATGGAAAGGGTCCAGACCGATTCCGTTTTTCAGGTGACGGATCTGGATCTCAAGTTCAATAAACCGGAACTGACCATTCAGATCGATCGGGAGCGCGCCCGTGATTTGGGCGTGACCGTGAAAGATATAGCGGAAACGCTCCAGTTGTTTTACAGCGGTCAGCGCTACGGTTATTTCATCATGAACGGTAAACAATATTCGGTTATTGCTCAGGCCGATCGGGTCAACCGCGATGAGCCGCTCGATTTGAGTTCCATATATATCAGGAACAGTCGCGGCGATTTGATTCAGATGGATAATCTGGTGACAATGTCATACCGCAGCAATCCGCCCCAGTTGTACCGCTATAACCGGTATGTTTCGGCCACGGTCCTGGCATCGCCGGCCGCCGGCTTTACGCTCGGAGATGGTATCGCTGAAATGAGAAAAATCTCATCTGATGTCCTTGACGAGTCTTTTTCGACCAGTCTGGCCGGGACGGCAAAGGAATATGCCGAAAGTTCCAACACGCTGATTTTTGCCTTCATCCTGGCGCTGGTTTTGGTCTATCTGATTCTATCGGCCCAGTTTGAGAGTTTTCGTGACCCCCTCATTATCATGTTCACCGTGCCGCTGGCCCTGGCCGGGGCGATATTATCACTTTGGCTTTTCGGGCAAACCTTCAATATTTTCAGTCAAATCGGAATTATTGCGTTGATAGGAATTGTCACCAAAAATGGAATCCTGATAGTGGAATTTGCCAACCAGCGCAAAGGGCATGGTCTCTCGATACGGGAGGCGGTTATCGATGCCGCCACCCAGCGTTTCCGCCCCATTCTTATGACCAGTCTGGCGACAGTGTTCGGGGTCCTGCCAATCGCCCTCGCCCTCGGGGCGGCATCCAAGAGCCGGGTTTCGATGGGAATTGTCATTATCGGAGGTTTGCTCTTTTCATTGGGGTTGACANTATTCGTCATTCCTGCTCTGTATACATACATGACGGCCGGAAGAAAGCCGACAGATAACGGGCTCTCCGAAAACATGCCGGAATAA
- a CDS encoding putative S-adenosyl-L-methionine-binding protein MTH_1797 (Evidence 3 : Putative function from multiple computational evidences): protein MNGIFSLTAIGYVRSNMEEMKDQNWGSVISKIDLLPQYAGGTDGLEQFSHVLVVTYLHRARFDLNRHLSRHPRDREDMPLLGIFSQRAKDRPNPIGITAVKLLKTGDDFIEVQGLDAVNGTPVLDIKPYVPQYDRVGTAVTPPWIAELMKGYF, encoded by the coding sequence ATGAACGGAATTTTCAGCCTAACGGCTATCGGATATGTGCGCTCCAACATGGAAGAAATGAAGGACCAAAATTGGGGTTCTGTCATTTCCAAAATTGACCTGTTACCGCAATATGCCGGCGGGACGGATGGACTCGAGCAGTTTTCTCACGTATTGGTTGTTACTTATCTTCATCGGGCAAGATTCGATTTGAATCGCCACCTGAGTAGACATCCCCGTGATCGCGAGGATATGCCGCTCCTCGGCATTTTTTCTCAGCGGGCCAAGGATCGCCCCAACCCGATCGGCATTACGGCCGTCAAATTGCTCAAAACTGGTGATGATTTTATAGAAGTGCAGGGCCTGGATGCTGTCAATGGGACGCCGGTTCTCGATATTAAGCCTTATGTCCCTCAATACGATCGCGTGGGGACGGCCGTAACCCCGCCGTGGATAGCAGAGTTGATGAAGGGATATTTCTGA
- a CDS encoding conserved hypothetical protein (Evidence 4 : Unknown function but conserved in other organisms) produces the protein MAKIIDSDFFLKNLMAFLEETFDRVEGIYLDRGTSLFETLQNLSAQQVSLPIAPGGTTIAAHTEHIRFYLRVIADFMRAKSYEKIDWRDSWKIQIVTEPQWRELLRQLRDAHRDVVSVIKGFDNWNEEHRLGGALAVVAHTAYHLGAIRQILRAIKTS, from the coding sequence ATGGCGAAAATAATCGATTCCGATTTCTTTCTAAAGAATTTGATGGCGTTTCTTGAAGAGACTTTCGATCGGGTCGAAGGTATCTATCTTGATCGGGGCACATCACTTTTCGAAACCCTTCAGAATCTTAGCGCCCAGCAGGTGTCGTTGCCGATTGCCCCCGGTGGAACTACGATTGCCGCCCACACCGAACATATTCGATTTTATTTACGGGTTATTGCGGATTTTATGCGGGCGAAATCGTATGAAAAGATCGACTGGCGCGACAGCTGGAAAATTCAGATCGTAACCGAACCGCAATGGCGCGAATTATTGCGGCAATTGCGCGACGCGCACCGGGACGTTGTCTCCGTTATCAAAGGTTTCGATAATTGGAACGAGGAACACCGGCTCGGCGGGGCCCTGGCCGTCGTGGCGCATACCGCCTATCATCTGGGTGCAATTCGGCAAATCCTTCGCGCCATCAAGACCTCCTGA